The following is a genomic window from Solanum lycopersicum chromosome 6, SLM_r2.1.
TATCGGGAAGGACTTCATCTTTTAAGCTGACCTCCAATCACTCCTTCGAAAAACTATATAATTGGTGTTGTACTCTCTCTGGTTGCAGAAGGCcatattctctatttatagttttaaagGTGGACAAAGTTGTTTATGATTGACCAAAGCATGTCATTTTAACGCCTGACGATTTGTGATTGGTTCTTGCATTTGATTGGATGAGTCTACCATCTCATTTGAACATGTGGCGTCACCTCGTGAATTTGAGCTTCAAGATGAAATGGACCTTGGacttgaatttaataaaaatgaacttatttatttgtaaagccCAATTAATCATCCAACACAAATAACACATGAATTTAATCCAAATTTCgtaagaaaaaatcaataaagTTTGTATGTCTACAAAAATCTCAAAGGAAATCAAgggaaatgaaaaataagatgTCATTTTTATACCCAAAGAAGTTGTTGTTAAGATTTTACGAAGAGTACCTAGCCATGATTTGGTTGAAAAGTTAAAGATGGTATGTGTAGTTGGTGTTCAATTATCTATACTTGCCTACTTACACattgaacaaagaaaaaaaaactggTTGTTCTCTCAATTGGAAGCAGTTATTATTGGATGAGGATGATACGGTCAATTCTTTGAAtggtttcatttgtttttggtctttttataattaatataatttgtttttatgtCTTTAATCCCGTTATTAAAGAATATCAAGTCCTTGATGATGCAAATTTAAAAGTGATTAAACATTCGGTTTTCACTATTGGAACTAACTATTCATGGATATACCTTCTATATACGGAGAGGAATCCCGATTTTATGATTAGTACACTACTTCATTTGATAATATATTGctaaatattatcaataaaaaaaagataaaattttgaattttctaaatcaagtattgttttttgtaaaaaaaattaatcataaataataTCTCTCTATAATATATGTgaaagatttatatatattatatcatttttagaTTTCACTCGTAGAATTACATTGAGTGTGTTATCCTATAGTATAGAATCAACTTCTTTTTGTAATAATGTTTATACACCCACATACAAAGGTTACACAATATTACGTACTTTACAGTGTATTTATTTTGTACAATTGTGTATAAGAgatattaatatacatatacttttatattgttttaccaaatcatgaaatattataaaaagggtaactttcacatatagcaaatataaaattcatatttatatgttgtagcaaagtttgcataattgcactccatagcaaacatataaatgtataactcgctatacatatacaattgaagcgaattgtataaaacgaaatatataaaacgagaaagagagagagatttgggcaAAGAATtgtataatatgaaattaaaaaaaatgaattgtaCAATTATAAgagtatagaacgattatataaaatttgaatttgtataaaatgagaaagagagaaagccaaaagagacttgggcaggaaatatacaattgaatcgaattgtataaaacaagaaagagagaaattatatacaatttgaatttgtataaaacggaaaagagagaaaggcaaaagaaactgggcagggagtatttttattgtataattataagtgtatagaacgaaaatatatgtgtatatacaattttctctcgctttatacaaacagaaactcaatttatacatttcgcttctgtttgtatgagcgagagaggcgagcgagatttgagAGGGGAGaaagaggaacaaaaatatacgtatttatacaatttcctctactttatacaaatagaagcATATTTTgtatacttgtgtttgtataaaagtgagaggaagcgagcgagagatggagcgagagaggagagtggcgagcgagagtttgagggagagaggtgaCTGACAAATGTTTGCTACGGgacaattaaatcaaagggtggttataacaattaatttgatttaatagtttgccattatatataattttccaaaataataataataatagttcaTCTTCTATCAACTTCAAAAACCTTTTAAAACATAGTATTAATTAAATGGATTAAATCTTCATCGAATAGTTTCAAATTAAACCACAATTTTAAAATGACATCCTTAGCAAACCCTCGACAAATTGAAAAACTAATATGTGAGtatcaaacttttaaaaaatccaATTATGAAAGTTTTTAGTTAGTTTACCTAGAGCATGTTTGAAGGATAGtcgatatatataaattttatctttatctttgtgaaaaaatatttttaataaattctcaatttaaattaatgtaatcaaagaaagatggaagaaaaataacaacaataaagtCGCAAGATGAACaaatcaataaaagtaacatgTTGTAAAAATGAAGAATGTATAACATCCAATGCAAATACTAGGTAAGACTACTATTGAAGAGAAGATCATGAGAAGAGGAGATTAGCCATTTATTTctcctttttaaaattactacaaCACATAACTACTTATTATCCTTTTATCTTAACCGTCAATCTCCAAAAATTTTTGTCTAGGATCATATTCTTAGTAAGTTGAAGATGTGTCATATCTTGTTTGATCACCTCCTTAGTTCTTCTTTGGCCTTCTCCTTTATCTCCCTTAAAATTTGCTATAGCCAAACTCTCACccctatatattgatttctccATATACCTCCTTTTCATATTCTGAATCATCTTAGTCTTGCTGCTCTTACGTCCGTCATGAAGGTTACTACCACTTTGTCATGTATAACTTTGTTCCTCGTCCTACCGCTCTTAGCTAGTATGAGCTTTCTCATACCTCATCTAATTTTGAACATGTGCATTTTGACACGTCAACATCTTCTCTATAAAACAATGTAGGTGTCACAActctataaaatttatatttaactttTGATGACATATATTTATCTCATATAACTTGATCTCTGCGAGCCTCCATTTCTGCCATTTTGCTTTAATTATGATGACTCATATTATCATCAATCTTTCGTTTTCTTGGATATTGACCTAAGTTACTTGAAACTCCCCCTCTCTTGGCCGTATGACTTTTGAATTGATCTTCACTTCCATTCTGCCTCATGCGATACGtcactaataataaaaaaaaatattttacaaaaatgaaataagatttataaatcaaaaactttttacatgaagaatttaagtaataaaagttaattaaaattatataagaaagcTTACCTAATcaagtaataaataattaaataattataaaacacaatttccaaattttttttctaataactaaaacggaaaagggtaaaaaatatccttaaactatctgaaatagcttatatatacccttaaattatattttgactcAAAACTAACTTCGTgtcaaactattgggtcaaaaatgCCTTTCTAATTAacgaaattttttaaattccaTGTGGATGCCACATGAACTaaaaggaaaagggtcaaaagtacccttaaactattcgaaataactcatatatacccttaaactatatttcggctcaaaactaccctttcTGTCCAATAGAccgtcaaactattgggtcaaaaattACCTTCTTATTAGTGAAAATTGTTAAATTCCACATGTGCCACAttgactaaatccctaaatcttaattactcatttccccctcatttcattatttttcagaaaGGATTTCACCCTTTCTTCCTCATTTTGCGGCTAAGGTTTCACAGTTTTCTTCGTTGCTGgttttcaaagtggatattcgtGGTTATAGGTTAgtaaacttttttcttattttattgtgtttacaACCACGaaaatccactttgaaactcagCTCCAAAAAAAGTAATGAAACCTTGGCAGCAAAATGACGGGAAAGTTATGAAATTTTAACTATCATACTTCGAATCGTAAacgtaataaaataagaaaaatatttaataacctacaaccatgaatatccactttgaaactcagCCCCCGAGAAAGCTACGAAGTCTTAGCTGCGAAATTAGGGGAAAGTTGTGAAATCCTAGCGATCATTCTTTGAAAtcgtaaacataataaaataagaaaaaatatttactaacctaCAAGCATGAATATCTACTTTGAAACCCAGTCACGAAGAAAAGTATTAAACCCTAGTTGCGAAATGAGGAGAACGGGTGAATATATCATTTCTGtaataatgaaatgagggggAAAGTAATTAGATTTAAGGGATTTAGTCTATGTGGCAGTGAAACCTTATTGACATGCAATGTGACATTcacatgacatttaacaacttctATTGATAAGAAGGGTACTTTTGATTCAATAGTTTGAcgggaagggtagttttgagccgaaatatagtttaagggtaaatatgaactatttcggatagtttaaggatatttttgatCCTTTCTATTTAGTCCACGTGGCAGTGAAATCCTATTGACATGTAATGTGACATTCATATGACATTTAACTTCCGTTAATGAGAAGGATACTTTTGACCCTATAGTATAACGGAAAGGATAGTTTTAAGccgaaataaaatttaagaatatatataagctatttcgaatagtttaacggtgtttttgaccctttttcctaactaaaataatttctcatgaaaaatattttgttaaaatatcaATTGACTCCCAAAATTAATAATGATGGTGTGTCGTCTCTCCTGTTGGCTCTTACAATCGAAAGCAAAAAAACCTAAGTCCCAAATAGAGAGCAAAGATGCAGAGATGGTGCTCTAAGCTCCGGTCCCTCGCCGCTCTCCGTTCAACTCCAAATGCCCATCACTACCCTCTTACTCCTCATCGTCTTCTCCACACTGCTACCAATCCCATTATTAACAAACCCTTCACACAGTCAATACTCTCTCCCACCTTTAAACCCCTTTGCCATGGTGGCCCTGTTTCGTTCCCCACTCACTCGTCTCTCCTCCCTCTTTCTGTAAGTtgccttctttattcattttcaTCTTATTGGAGTGTGTATTTATATTAAGTTCATAGGAGTAGTGGGTGCAATGGACCTCCAAACCCCAATTACTTGAAATCTTGGATTTGCCTATGCATATAATGCTTAAAATAGTATAATGTTCTAGTCTGATTGTTATTAATTACGGTCTAAGTGCTGGAAATGGAAGGAAAGACAAAGGGGTTAACCAAAATGTGACCTTGATTTCATATGATTGGTCTTGGGTAGTGTTGAAAATATTGTAGCTTCTCATGTATGTTTAGTGTATCTTTCTGTTATTTACTTGTTCAGTAATGATTTCTATTCTGTGTTTAttgggattttcttctatttactTGTTTAGTGTTGATTGTTGATTTCTAGTTCATGCAAGTGCGGTACATCACTGCAAAACAGAGGAAAAGGAAGTTGAAAAGCAGGAAGCCCATGACTCCAATCACATCAAAAGTcaagaaaatcaaaatgaaattttattcgTATGTATATGACTTAATTTGATTTGTCTTTAAGTTCGTGTTAGATATTGAAGATAATTAGTACTTGCTACTGGATTAGGTCTTACAAGGACAGATTTCGTGTGATGAAGGATGGCCAGATTAGGCGCTGGAAGGAGGGGAAGAGACATAATGCACATTTAAAGGTTAGcttttctcttgttcttttgGCAGCTTTGATTAATTAAGCGAAATACGGTATACATGGACACtcaattgttgttaatattacCTTAATGCTTGTGAGGTGGTATTTTAGGGTATAATTTCAATCACTTATGTGTTTGACTTGGTACTTGTCTTATTGTTGTTACCAGAAAACTGCTTGACTAAACTGCTTGACAGTTCGACTAATAAGGATCAATAACTGATCCCCCTTGTAACTGTTTACCAGAACTCTTCCAGGGTTTTAGGGGAGGGGTGTTGTGAAAAGAAGAATGTTTCTCTGTGAAAGCACTCATCTTTCTTCCCACCATGTAGTTAATGTTTAGCAAGGAGTTGGAATGTTCCTAgctgttattgttattgttacaGTCAAATTCTGTACTGTAtgctttgcttaacaactcccAAAATGCATTTCTGTTAAAGTCCAGCTATGTAGGAGTTTAAAGTTTGTAAGTTTATTGATTGTTCTAGTGGGAGGTAGTAGGTACCCTGTTGAATTGGTCGAGGTGTGCACAAGCTGGCCTAAAAACAATGGTTTATAAAAGAAATGCTTGTAAACTTCTTGAAATTGTAGGGTTAATTTTGCTCAATTCAGTGAAATGATTTAGATCCAGGACTTATTTAGGGTCCAAAGATGTGATGAACTTAAAGCTTACTGCAAATTTTGCAAGGTTTATGTCTTTAGTTGATAATTTGTGATTCCTATGTAGGAGAAAGAAATTAGGGAGTACAGAAGTTTGGTGAGATCTTCAGTTTGGGGCTTCCAAATGTTGGAGCCTAAACAGATTAGGAAATGTTGTAAGGAGAATTCTGGGAAGTGAATCTAGATATGAATCAAGAATGAGAAAGGTTGAGGTGGAACAAAAAGGCAACTCGAGGTGCTTGAGAAGGACAAAAAAGATGTTGTCAATTGTCATTGAGAAGCTACTACCTAATTGTGGTTGACTAACAAACCATTTGAAAGGAAGTGAAAACAACTAGGAaccaaataataaaatgtagcctagaataagtaaaaataaaatctgaacTAAGAATCCAAGCCTTACAGAAGAGTGCTATAGGACCACAACTATAATGCTGCCACAGTGGTGAATAATGATTCTGCCGCACTTCTTGTCTTCCCATCTATTCTTCCATCAGCATTCAGCTCTTCTTAGGTTGGAAAAAAGAAGCTGGTGCTCAAGTCTTCACTTTCCATGCTGAGTAGGAATTAGGGCTTGTCCTTGTAATCTGTCCATCCTTTCTTCCTTTTACTTTAGTTGGCTAGCTGAAACAACTTTATATTAGTCTTTCCAAAGTTGCATCTGATACAGTTCCTATGGTAATCATAacttttaagaacattttctcCCCTTCCTCTGgtaaatgataatatgatttgatAATATGATTAAAAGTTATCATGCGTGCAAGGTCCTTCATGTCTTCACCTTTATTTGATTATTCCAGCCGAATATGACTTGATGTCCATAAAGCATCCccaattaaaattgtatttgcgtgcttcattgatgacatatttttcttcttaaagaTTAACTCCGACCGCATAATTGAACCTTAGACAAACTCATACTCATTATTGAGAAGCAGTTTTTTTTCCTGCCACAACTCGTATATTTTAGTAAAAAGGGGCCGGACCACAAGTATTTCCATTGTATTCTCCAGACCTGTATATTATTTGTCTGTTTGACTTGTAGAACTTTTATAAGAGTTTGAGAGCACTGGTAGTGTCTGAAAAGTTTAGTACAATCTTTTAAGAATAGGAAGTAGATCATCTTTATGGGggataaatatatttaactgGAGGATTATTCTGATATCCTGATCTAATCCTGATGTATCAGAATCAAATTCTTGAAATAGCTCATTTGATCTTCATCACAACTTCGTAGTGCTTGAAATTATTAAGATAACTATCTTTATTTTCACCATTAATTTCTTCCTCCATTATATGTGTTCATTAGGATGCTTGGTTTGTCCATCAAgttttgtattgatttcttCAACTCCTGTTTTCCGACATGTTTGTGTAGGCCGTCTTTAGTTATGATTCCAAGTAATACATACGGGATTGTGGAAGTAGGAGTTTTACTTTGATTTATGTGAAAGCCCTCATTTCCTAAAGGCAAATAAGGGGAAATGCTTAAAAGGGTTGTTTTTAGCAAAGAATTCAACTGATTAGGAATAGAGGCTTAGTTGattgaataaaaaaagttcTGGGATACATCATCAGGACCAGAGGCAAAATATCACAGATTTTTTTCTTGATGAGTGAAATTTTATTGATTGCCCCATAAAGTGCTTCTGCATGTACATTAAAAGACTTTTCATCCCCTTAATAAAGAAGGGTTTCAAGAATCTGTCTGTTACCTTGTCAAAAAGAAAAGGGGTTcaagaaaattgataaaatatcaCAGATAATAAGTTGAGCAATTACAAAGCTATAATAgctccttcttttcttttcttttttaaattttaaaagacagCCTTTTTCCTGAAAAAAAAACTGTATTTCCAAATTCTCAAGCTTATTTAGACgaaagattgaggaagataggAAGTAGGAAACAGATAGTAAAAGTTACTTAAATAATCGAACCGAATTacttaccaaaaataaattcaGCCCAATTAATAAACTGTCCTCTGATCTTAAAGGCACTGTCGTTGTAAAAAGTTATCTGATCTATCaacccaaagaaaaaaaaacctctGATAGATGCTGCAAAACATACGCCATGTGCTGCTATATACCAACTTAAAAAGTGCCTGGTAAATATGATTCTGTTGCAGTACTAGTTTTGATGCATCTGTCTGTGCATCATTTATCCTCTATATTCTTCACTAGAACACTTCTGTATCCCTTTATTTTTTAGGAGACTTGAACGAATAGGcattttagaaattattaaaaatcttctTCATCgtgttttcttcctttttttggtTCTTTAAGATCTGTTTTCACTTCTTActgtttcattttcttctttgtcgAGCCCTAAGCAAATCTTTAACATCACTATTCCTGTAGCCCTTTCAGCTACATTGCACCCATTCATCATTAGCTCCATGTGTTCAAATTGTGCaccaaaatacaaatttttaagttttggaTATACTTGAATAGAACAGAACGGcgaaataaaatacatatatctgaTTCAACTAATTTGAGTTTGAGGCCTGATTGATTTATTGGTTGTCATTTGTTTCTTACCTATCATCTGTCATCACTTTTTCCCTATAAGATATTGGATTGCATATAAATATGCAAAGACCAATTTCTTGTGAGGAAAGGGATTCTCTGTATACAAGCATTATACGAAAAAGTAGGGAATCTACTTCATAGTTAATTGATAGGTGAGTTTCACAAAGTATATCCGTCCCAAGCCCTGGATAAAGGATAAGAAATGTGGAGGTTGATTGTTGATGTTGACCACCAGTGTAAAGCTGTCTACCTATGATATATTCTCTGATATTAGCATTTGTAATAAACTGAATCTGAATAGAGAGGGCATGGATAAATAAGATTTAAAAAGCATAGAATAGTTAATTTTGGATTGAGAGACAGTTCATTGGTTGTTTTCTAATGGACTCATGTAGCTTGATATGGTGTACACATGTAGTTTTATATGGTAGAAGTCTGCTAGCCTTTATGTGTTATGAAGTTGTGCATTTTGCCTTCAGCGAGTAAGGGCAACATttgaaaccattttttggggtgGGTTGGAGAAAGGTAGGGGGGCAGAATCTTCCTGACGTGGAAAGTGGAAACTTGTGTATTTGGCAAAACATCTCTTTTTTTTGTCGTTGATAATCTTTATGTCCGGGCCAACTTGCATTCACCTAGATTAATTCCACGTGATACCTGATACCTATCACCAACATCGATATCAGGAAACCTTGTCCACCAATGCTTGGACCTACGGAAAAATTTCCCAGTGCTTTTGTGTTTTTGCCTCCACAAGAACCGGAGACCTCATGATTCTCAGTCCTCTTCATTGAGCACTAGACTGTTATGCTACTCTCTTGGGTACGGCAaaacaccatttttttaaaaaaaagtgcagTAACGTAATTCCTGCCTGCCCTCCAGGCTagttatttatttgataaaattgcTTGGACCATAGTAAAATAGTTAGTAACAATATTGTGCATCACAGCTAAATGCAACTCTGTGTGCAGTAATAACAACATTTGATACTAGAAACTTAATCTTGCGATTTCTTAGGCTGAACTAGTCTAACTGcgattttcttatgtttaacTATGTGGTAATTCTGCTTGTTCAGAGGAATAGGAAGTTCAAAATTTCCTTAGCAAGGTGAAGTCTGTTGTGAGATCGCAACTTCTAAATCACTTTCTTTTATGCCTTCATTGAGTGGATTTGGAAGCTATAGCTTTTGAGATCACTTGATTTTTGAAGGCAAATCTTTGATTTTCCGGGACTTTTGGCCTTCTAAAATTAGTTCCAGCCTAACAACTTTTTGAAGGTGGCCAGCATAGCCCTTAATGCTGAGGAATACAAAATGTTTCCAGTCTTAAGTTAAAAAAAGAGTTCCAGGACTCATGGACTTGATAAGTTTGATCATCTGGTAGATTCTTGGTTGTAGAAATATAGAAAGGTCAAAATTTTCTGGAGTAAACTGCCATGTTTTCtgttcatataaataaaatgacacACTTACCATTAAAATAGATTCTTGAGCATCTTCAGTTGAATTATCTGCATGTTGTTGTGTTTGTACACTTGCACTAGTTATGAACTTGAGTCATGACTTCTTCAATGGTGCTAAATGAGTTTTATTGTTTGGTGCAGTCTAAGAAATCAAAACGTCGGCTCAGGCAACCTGCTACGGTCCCTTTGGCTTATGCAAAAGTGATGAAGAAGCTCAGTTTCTGTTGAAGCATTTTTAGTTTGATGCTCTTACTGCCACTCTCACTTGAGTGGCGTTTCTTCTGGTCTTGTTGGTTATCCTCTCGAATCAGTGCAGTGTAGAAGATTTTTTTCAAGGCAAACATATAACATGTTCTGTTCAGGTCTTTTGTGACAAAGCTGCTGTTAGTCTATTTCTTTGGCAAATGGGTATGGAGTTTGATAGTTCttgtaagaacaaataaaaatacaagagatGATCTAAGGAGAAAGGTGCAaggacaaaaaaatttgtatcagGTATCCAAGTGAAGAAACAGTCAAGTTCTTTCTTATGAATTAACTTATCTTTATCAAGTCATATGATCTTAATTTGAACCAAtcattttacttctttttaGTGATTTGTCAGGAAATGAGATGAATAAACtagtttgattatgtgattttttttctttcatatttttaagtATTTGATGGCTCATTGAAATGCGATTCTAAGAAACATATGGGCACAATCATCAGGTTTACCATTTATTCAAACTAATGTTCGTAGACCATTCATTTATCATGAAGTTAACGGAACATGAGCAAAAATGTCCTATCTTATGAAAAATGGTTTATAAATATCTTTCATCCAtctttttaatctaaaaatataatttagttttTCGGCTCAAGAATATCCCTCAAACTAaccaagaaataattatttgcaATTCAAAATGTTTGTGATCTATTATGATTGCTATTCATTTCTTGAACAGGACTACCCAAAGTTATTGGTGTTATCTTTATCAACATGTGCTCTCACAGGTCCAGCAGCTGTAAAACCAATTCTGAACCCACTATACTCATCATGGATTTCGAACAGGGCATCATgaacccaaaaaaaataatcatatgtaACTCTGTATACGtaatactccctctgtcccatTTTACGTGGTACCATTCTTTTTTGGTTAGtctaaaaaagaatgtcacatttTCTTATACGATAAGTATTTAAAGGTGATATAATTTCTTTCTTACTCTTGTTGatccacttaattttaaaaataatactcaaatacatttatgagaagagagaaaaatgaGCGGCAGAAGTGTCTTCAAACATTTCAGAATGCAGAGCATATCACAAGGAAAAGTATCTTTCTGTGCAGCACCAACTGAGTTGTTTTAAGCAACTTGTTCcattttaaattcatatacTGACCATAGATGTAATAGGATTCCAAGCGATCAACGATTAAAGAACTCATTACTCGCATATTGACCATAAATCTAATTGTTGATTAGTATTTGTGACAAATAGCTAGTATGACACAAGAGTCGGATGATAGAACCAAAAGATACGAGTCAGATAGACGATGCAAGCATCAAGATAGACAGAATTAAGTAGTCGGACTGAATGAAGAAAACTCGTTGTGAACAGATCTACGACCATGAGTGGAGCACAATGTCCAGCGTTCCTACATCTTCTCCAGCTATCATGTCTATCTCCATGTCAACCACTTTGTTGCTGCCTCCTTCAGCACATCCATCCGTGTCTTGTCCCATGCGGTAAAATAATCCCCACAAGAAGTGCTCACTGTTCCAACCTGCAAGAACATCCACAAGGTGAGGTGCAGCTCCAAACTTACATTCAAGGCACACAAACTACAGATAAAACAATCCAAGTTACATATTTTTCAGCCCCCGATTGTACAATCTGGTCTGATGACTTACCGCACTAAAGCATTTACATTCAAACAAAACCAAACAAGTATTGCTAACTTAAAAAGGAATAATCTTCTGGATAGACAAGAAAATTAATAGAATATTTGAGTATGTATATTACCTAAAAATTCATGAAAGGGAATAAGAAAATAACGTAGAGATTATAAATGTACTTTGAGAATCGCTGCATAGGGCTGTGGATGTCAGTATAATCAACTCAACATCATTGATAAGAGTTCTCAACACCAAATCCTTGCTATGCATGAACTCCACCAGGGCGATATATCTGTCAGACCTACAAATAATGGGAAATTCAAGTCAATATCTAGTAAAAATAATCTTGGGCAAGGGCGCTCTTCTACTTTGCACCCCTGATCCCTTTTACTTGGTAGATATATAGGGTATATAGAAGCTGACCTTTCTCTTTCACTTGCGAAGAAATAGAGTCCTATGTCTTCTTTATCCGGAATATAACCGTTAAACAGACTTGCCCAGATATCCCCACGGGGAACTAATTCAAGTTTAAGAGTATCAGGCAATCGCCCTGAGAACTCATAAACCTTACGTCGAACCCTGCAAGGAGAATGAGCCTGGATATAACCAGGTGCAAGTTCCAGCTCACCTAAGATGTCAAAATTACCCCTAAAATGCAAAGAAGAGAGAGACTAATTATTATAGGGAAGTGAACCTGTATTTTGGTTGAGTTGTTCCAATTCTTCAAGTAAAAAAAgatctctctctatatatgtatatatgtagtATTTAGAATGATTAAAGGGAAACTTCTCTGTTTTTCAATGTATAACGAAAGGCGTATTCGAGTTTTAAGGACACAAAAATATATGGTATGTAGAACTCTTTCCCATAGTTAGGCATATACTATACAGTGtactattcatttttttagtaattatat
Proteins encoded in this region:
- the LOC101258665 gene encoding uncharacterized protein: MQRWCSKLRSLAALRSTPNAHHYPLTPHRLLHTATNPIINKPFTQSILSPTFKPLCHGGPVSFPTHSSLLPLSFMQVRYITAKQRKRKLKSRKPMTPITSKVKKIKMKFYSSYKDRFRVMKDGQIRRWKEGKRHNAHLKSKKSKRRLRQPATVPLAYAKVMKKLSFC